Genomic DNA from Lactuca sativa cultivar Salinas chromosome 8, Lsat_Salinas_v11, whole genome shotgun sequence:
gttatgatctgttagatcggtatcctagtacaTAGGATGTTGcatattagatcggtatcctgatctattagattggtatcctggtaaATAGGATGTTGTATGCTGCTATGATCTGTTGGATATGTATCCTGGAAGATAGGATGTTGTATGCTGCTTAGATCTATTAGActggtatcctagtagataggatgttgttatgctgttatgatcagttagatcagtatcctagtatataggatgatgctatgctagtgacctagTTAggccggtatcctggttataggatgttgctatgattgatGACCTGTTAGATTGGTACGACTGTCAGTTATATATGCAAGTGTGATATTTATgtacacatgtttgtttgatttggggttgggttgaggcagttctgatttgtgctgaaggccaacatacccagggtggtcCGGATAAACTGAAGGCCCTATAAAGGGATTCAGTCTGACCGAAGGCCTGGCGAGAGGTCCGGATaagctgtaggccctgcgaggcggtccagacatgccgaaggcttggagaacagttcagatagactgaaggcctgtaaCGCGGTCCAGTCAAGCTAACGGCTCATTGTGCATGTTGTTCTGGAATTGATATATGATATGAATATatttgtatggtgttggtattttgggggaactcactaaggtttgtgcttacggtttcagtttattgtttcaagtgcTTTAGATGActcggcaaggcgaaggcgtgatcgtacacatcctcatgttttaGACTTATGGTCTCTGGGAAACTCTGATATTAAACCATTTTGGAAATACAATCGTAATATTTATTggtattgaaatgttttaaaagttttaatttggcttgatttttatggatgttagaatatatatatatatatatatatatatatatatatatatatatatatatatatatatatatatatatatatatatatatatatatatacactagtagGATACTCGCGCGATGCGGCGGTGACATGTAGTTCCTTACGGCAAATAGTTTCCAAGCGGCGATTATTTTCATTTTTGCGTCAGATAGTACATTTAAACATTTTGGTTGAGTGTTGTGTGTCGAACAATCATTTTTGGCGAATATTTCTTAGCTATGTGCACAGCTACGGGGGACAAATAGTTTCTTACCATTGTGTCCTCTACTGATCTAGTTTTTTCCTTTACAATTATTTTGTCGGCTTGCTAATTTTTTGAGTGCTCACACTTTAACAAAACGTTACCCATTACCAGCTATCAGTTTCTTGCTATCCGTGACCAGCTATTTTTGCCAAGCACACCCTtacttttgttctttttttttgaaGCATACACGTATGTAGTCTTTTACAAAACTAAAAGGATAAATGAAACGAAGAGAATGGAGGTATGAATTAGAGAATATGTTGGAGCACTTGTCTTTAGTTTTGTATTTTGACTATATCTCttaaattcttgatcataattcACCGAGACAACTTCCATTATAAAATATTCATAACCATAATTTATAAATGAAACGAAGAGAATGGAGTTTCCATTTTTAAAAACTATAAAAGAAATCACAAGCACAAAACTTCCAATCTTTAAAAACGATAAAGTATCTTCATTCAATAACATTTGTTAAAAGTAGTACGAAGCATTACAATAAAACACGATACATTTTATTTCAAAGATATTTTACAAAAATAAGCATGACATGAGTAAATATAATCAAAAAATTCACACTGCCGAATTAACGTTCTTTTCTTACATGATAACCAAGAGGGGCTACAGCTTCAATAATATCCACCACATCATATCTAGTTCTTCAAGTTTGTGGAAGTggtttgtttattgattttttttcttagCTACCAAACTTCACCAAATTAAGGACATGCAACGTGTGGTTAAACGGGCATGCAATTCACTAATAAAGCTCAATTTTACATACATCATACTCAACATATATAGATTTGAGTTTTTAGTCGAAGCGAAAAAGATAATATCACAAACAAGACCAATAAAGgtgagaaaaggaaaaaaaatataatatcagGCAAGAAATGAAGTACAAAAAGTTATAGTCTTATATGCATATACAAGCTGCAAGGCTAAACAGAGAAATAACTTGTACTAAACAACAAATAATACAAGTTGGAAGGCGCAACATCTATTCTAAATGAAACGATATTAATGACAATAATTGATCTTCAGAAATATTTCTAGCATAACCTCCATGTGTCACCCTCATTGCCTGCATTCTTTCATTTACATGGTCCATATTAAACTTGTTTCATCTTTTTTTAGATAATGAAAAAACATATTGTTTTGTTATTGTTAAAATCAGAACAACATTATATCTACCCCATCATACTTGTGTGTTTTGGTTCTTTCTTTGACATCAAAGTTGACTTTTAAAAGGATGAAAACCAAATTTCATAAGATTAATTAAGAAAACCTAtgttttaaaaatgtgttttaaaaGTTGCATTGACATTGCattagtaaaaaaaaaagttggattTTGAGGAGATCAAATCCAAACTTCATATCAATAAAGATCCATCCAATGTTAAATGatctcaaaataccacacatccAGATCTGGCATACCACTTCAATCTTATTATCCTCCTACAAAACATAGTGCTGTTAAATAATGTTGAAATCTAACAAAAAAGTTGAGAAAATAGAGCAAGTCAGAACCtttgaaaataaaaagaatggagcAGTAATATCATACATAAAAAATGGGATGTTGAAAGAAATGAAATAGATTTCTAAATTTTCAGGAAATATTATACAATTACAACAAAATTGAATAGCTATTCTTGCATTAAATTATAAACAATATTATCATTTGTCGAAGAACAGACCTAATCGTGCCCCAACATACATTAGAGTCCTTTCGGTACCAGCTTGCATGTAATTCTTAAATACCAACAATAAAGCAATTTCTACCCATCAAAATACTAAAGATGTGAGAAAAAAAACACTAATTGCTCGTTCACCAAGAAGATAAAGAACATTTTCAAGCACCCAAGATTACAATTACAGTATCTTGAACACGACACTGCATTCATATCCCTATTTCATGTGATTCAAAGTTATCGATATGTAGTTTTGGCTTTTAGTAAGAGAAATTTCCTAAAACATACTCAAATCCATTAACCCTTTTTCAAATTAATCTTTTTTTGCAATTATGAACACTACTAAATTACCAATACACTACACATAGAAAATACATGTCGACCCTAAAAGAAAACTCAAATCTAGAAATACATCTAACCTTTCACTTTGATAATACTTCTGGAGAGGGATTCCTAGAACATCAAGAAACTCCAGGAACTTCTCGACCCTAAGCTGAGAAAGCAAACACAATCTCAAATGGCCCGTAGAatcaaaatttttaattaaactcTATTTAGTGTAAATTTCTATCCTATCCAAAATCAGAAGAAATAGGAAATTTAGGGCTTTTCTCAGTGAGAGAAGGAAAAGGAGTAGTGTTAGTTGATATTTAGTTACAGCAGTTAAGGAGAGCAGAGACGATTTATGAATGTAGGTGATTGCAGTAGTGAGTGGTGGATGGTGGTAATAACGGTGCTGATTATCATCTGTCTGTGAGCCTAGATAGATATATagggtggagagagagagagagagagagagagagagagagaggtggtggTGGCTTGGGGGAGTGGTTGTCCGATGAAGTTGTCCAATGGTAGGGATTGTGGCAATTCCTTGAGAGGGGAAAAGAGTTTGGTGGCTTGAAAACGACATTATGTAGTGGTACTTAATGTACAATACTTGTTTAAAGGTGGGACGGTTAGTCGGTAGGGCTTAGCAGCAAAGATGGTGTTGTGACGGTCCAAGGCGCTGATGTTGTAGCTGCAAGCGACGGTGTTGTAGCTACAAGCGGcggttagggtttcaagagagAGGATGTCACAGTGATCAGGTTTTGTAAGCTACAAAGAGATGGTTGGAGTTTCAACATCTTAGGCCATCTGTAATGCTCTCCACGAGCAAGGGTCGTGGAGAGCTTCCAAATCAGCAACCACGAACCACCCAAACAACTGGGGTACTCACCACGAACAcgaagagagagaaagaagattcGGAGAAGAAGAAGTCAGAGAGAGGAGAAGAGAATGATTGGGCGTTCTCCTTCGTTCTGCCCACCACAATCGACAACGAAGATGAAGGATAACGGTGTATAGGGGTGGTGCGCACGAACGATTCTCGTTGCCACGTTAACCACGGAGCCTTTCGTGCTCGGTATACCAGAAGGCCTTAGATCAAGCGAGTAGAGAGTAATTTCTAGAGAGATTAAACTTAAGAATAATTGAATACAGCATTACTTTATATAGTGAAAAAGTAGGCTTGATTTATTAAACCTTAAATTTTGATTGGATCATTTTCTTTCACATGGATCACCATCTTAACCATTCAAATTACATCTAAATGCCACAATTCAACCTCCTTGTTTTTAAAACCTGGTCTTAAATGTATGCATTATAAAGTAGTATAGATATTATTAGACAAACTTAACAGCTACTCCTGTATAtctttatgtatagtatttaatttTTTGAGGTTGTAATGTGTAAATTATATTTCTATAAATCATAAGTCTCTCCACCTAATTGGGTGTGATTTGTACCATTATCATGGTATCAAAGCCAATTAATCCCACCCTTTTTCTATTCCTCTTCCCTGTCGTTCTCTCTTTCTTTCCCATACTTTTCAGTTTTCTGCATCTCTAATCTTCCCatggcttcttcttcttctcacgaTCATACCCTATCCATTAACACAGTTCTTCATCTGATATCCAACAAATTGTCATCTACCAATTATCTTTTATGGAAAAATCAAATGATTCCCCTCCTCACCTATGAAGAATCTGTTGGGCCATGTAGATGCGTCTCTTCCCGCACCTGATCCGGTGGTTCTCACTGATGGCAAGTCCTCGCTAAACCCGTAATTTGCTGCGTGGATCTCTGTTGATCAACGAGCAATTATTTTTCTCCATGCATCCTTAACTGAAGAAGCTTTTTCTGAGATTGTTGGCCTGTCAACGACTCGACAAATTTGGGTTGCGCTTGAGGTGGCTTATAGCCACTCCTCTGTCGAAAGAATTCAGAACATCCGCGATCAATTGCGCCAATTCTCCAAGGGAACCTCCACTGTTGCTGAGTTTGGAAGAAAATTCAAGAACATTTGTGATCAACTTTCTGCAGTTGGTCATCCTGTTGATGAATCGGACAAAACACATTGGTTTTTGTGTGGTCTTGGTCCGACTTTTGAGACTTTTTCCACCGTTGTTCGGGCCTCTCGGTCCCTCACTACTCTCCGAGATCTTCTTGCCCAAGCCGAGGCACATGAGTTATTTTTGCGCTCTCTACATGGGACTGCTTCCTCGTCAGTGGCCTTTTCTGCTACTTCCCATCCCCCCACATATCGCAGTGGTCGTGGTGGTTGTTCTTTTCGGGGTGGTCGTGGGCGTGGGCGTCGTCCTCCCCATTGTCAATTATGCCGAACCAATGGCCACTATGCTAGTGCATGCCCACATCTCTCATCATATGCCACTCATAAACCCGGATCAAATGTTGATTTAGCCAAAGCCTTTCATGCTCAATGTCGTGTAACACCCAATGCCCCATACTGGTTTGTTGACTCCGGTGCCACCGATCATATGGCTTCTTCCACGGCATCCGTCTCTCAACCTATGCCTTATGTTGGGGACTATAAGGTTGCTTTTGGGGATGGTAATGTTCTCCCCATATCTCATATTGGTCAATCTATGATTCGCAATAATATTAAATTGCGGGATGTTCTCGTTGTCCTAATGATCACCAAAAATTTATTGTCCATTAGTAAATTGACTACTAATAATAGTCTTGATGTTTTGTTTTCCCAACCTCATTTTTATATCCAGGATTCGGCAACGAAGCAGGTTCTAGCAACGGGGTGATGTGAGCAAGGATTATATGTTCTATCCAATAAACTGACAGCATTTACGGCTGCTGCTTGTTCGAAGTTAAGAGCATCCTATGAGCTTTGGCATTCCCGCTTGGGCCACGTTTCTTTTGATACTCTTTCTCTTATGAATAAATTAGGTCACGTTTCGGTGACATCTATATTACCATCACCCGTTGTTTGTACGCCTTGCCAACTTGCTAAGGCGCATTGTTTACCTTTTGAACCTAATGAAAAACGTGCTTTAAATGTATTGGACTTGATTCATTGTGATTTGTGGGGGCCATCCCCGGTTACTTCGATCGATGGTTATCGTTATTATGATGTTTTTGTGGATGATTTTTCTCGTTTTATGTGGTTCTATCCGCTCAAAACCAAGTCCGGTTTCCATGTGTTTTTTGGGGCCTTCATTAAGTTTGTTCAAACACAATTTTCATCTAAAATTAAAGTCTTTCAAAGTGACGGGGGCACAGAGTTTTTGAATCATCATGTACGGCGTTTGCTTGAAGACAATGGTACTTTTCACCGTATTTCATGTCCgtacactccacaacaaaatggtcgGGTGGAGCGTAAACACCGCCATATTATAGACACCGGTCTTGCTATGTTATTTAATGGGCATGTTCCGTCTTCTTATTGGATCCATGCTTTTCGCTCAGCTGTTCATATTATCAACCGACTTCCCACTCGGGTATTGAATAATAAATCCCCGTTTGAGGTTTTGTTTCTTTGGGCTCCATCTTATGATCATTTTCGCCCATTTGGATGTCAAGTCTACCCTTACTTAAGAGACTATGCGGAGCACAAATTATCGCCACGTAGCCTTCCTTGCATCTTTCTTGGCTATTGTGCCCAATACAAAGGATATGAATGTCTTGATCCTGGCTCCTCTCGTGTGTTTATTACCCGGCATGCCAAGTTTGATGAGCTCTTTTTTCCTTTTGACAACACTTCAACTCGGGCCTCTATTCATgatcttcatcttgttgcttttTTCGACGATATATCATTTTCTAGTCCACCATTGGTTCCTGCTCCAAGCCCGCCGCATCAGCCGACTGCTCCTTTCACTAGCTGTGGGCTTTGCAATGATCCTGCTCCTGTCACCGAGGCTCGGTCGCCTGAACAAGCCCAATCCTCGGAGCAGGCCCAATCACCAGAACAATCCCAGTCAACAGAAGAGGCTTAGTCACCCAAATAGGCCCAGTCCTCGGAGCAGGTCCAATCTCCTGATCAAAATCGGTCACCCACTGATGCTCCATCATCGTTCTCACCTGATAACCCATCTCCTGCTGTTTTGTTTGATGAGACTGAAACGAATACACCTTCTGTTGCTCCTTCACGGGCTCCACCTATTAGCCATCCCATGGTTACACGGGCCAAAGCCGAGATTTTCAAACCAAATCACAGAGTAGATCTTGCTCACACTACTAAACATGGTTTATATCGTGCCTTATTTGCTCAGCATGATCCGACTACCTTTTCTTCTGCTGCTTCGCAATCCCACTGGATGACTGCCATGAATGCTGAAATGAATGCTCTATGGAAAAATCATACTTGGTCGTTGGTTTCTAGACCTATGGATCGCAATGTAGTCGGTTGTAAGTGGGTGTTTCGAACTAAGTATCATTCTGATGGCACTATTGATCGTTATAAAGCTCGTCTAGTTGCCCAAGGCTTTAGTCAACTTCCAGGTGTTGATTACTCACATACTTTCAGTCCAGTGGTGAAAGCATCCACGGTGCACGTTGTTTTCTCTTTGGCCGTCATTAATGGTTGGTCTCTTCATCAGCTCGACGTCAATAACGCTTTCCTTCATGGTACGTACCCTCGCTGATCCCGTTTACATGGAACAACCACCGGGTTTTCATGATTCTTGTTTTCCCGGTCATGTGTGTCGTCTACATAAAGCTCTTTACGGTCTCAAACAGGCCCCACGCACTTGGTTTCATCGTCTAAGCACATTTTTGGTTAGCACTGGGTTTGTATGCAGTCAGGCTGATCCTTCTCTGTTTGTGTTCAAACGTGACTCGTGTGTGCTATATTTATTGGTCTATGTTGACGATTTAATTTTGACCGGAAATGATGACACGGTTATTCGCTCCATCATCAATCGCTTGCACCACGAATTCGTGATCAAAGACCTCGGTCATTTAAATTATTTTCTTGGGATCGAAGCCACTTACACCACAAATGGTCTATTTCTCAGTCAAACAAAGTATGCTCATGACATTCTTGATCGAGCAGGTCTTCTCGATGCTAAACCAGTTTCAACTCCTCTTGCATCTAACACGGCCTTTGTTACCGGTGGTGATTCTTACTCAGATCCCTCACATTATCGATCCCTTGTTGGTGCTCTTCAGTATTTGACGATCACTCGTCTAGATATTTCGTATGCAGTCAATCAAGTTAGTCAATTCCTTCAAGCCCCTACTATTCCACATTATCAAGCAGTTAAACGGATTCTGCAATATGTCAAGGGTACGATTTCTTTCGGACTCTCCTTTTCTAAACCGTCATATACCACGCTTGTGGGCTACTCTGATGCTGATTGGGCTCGTTGCCTCGAGACCCGTCGTTCCACTTATGGTTACTCGATATTCCTCGGGGGCAATCTTGTATCCTGGAGTGCCAAGAAACAACCAACTGTCTCTCGCTCAAGTTGTGAATCTGAATATCGAGCAATGGCCAACACTGCCGCGGAAATTATTTGGAACACTCACTTGTTGCAAGAACTTCATGCGCTACCACCGGACCGTCCGACATTTCTATGTGATAATCAAAGTGCCTTGTTTCTCACTCAAAATCCTATTTCTCACAAACGTGCCAAGCACATTGATCTTGACTATCACTTTATTCGTGAACTTGTGTCTTCCGGTAAACTTCACACCAAGTTCATTCCGACCAAGCTTCAAGTGGCCGACATTTTTACAAAGAGTTTACCATGTCATCAGTTTGAGTTCTTTCGAGAAAAGCTGTGTATTGGGCCGCCACCGTTTCGCTTAAGGGAGGATATTAGACAAACTTAACAGCTACTCCTGTATAtctttatgtatagtatttaattCTTTGAGGTTGTAATGTGTAAATTATATTTCTATAAATCATAAGTCTCTCCACCTAATTGGGTGTGATGTGTACCATTATCAGATATAAATATGTATGTATCCGTTTGTTTTCATTTATGAATGTACAGTTATCAATGTGCTAATAAAGATCATTTATTTAGCAATTAACACTTTGTACATTGTTGTTTCCTTATCTTAAATTAATAAATTGGTATAGAGCCATCAGATATCATGTACGGATAACATCATACACCCACCACAACTTCCAAAATTAAACATGAGAAACTACTATCATTGGAGTGTTCTGTTTGAATCTCAAGATATCTGGAGAATAATAAAAGATGGGTttaaatcaagaaagaaagataTATGAAAAACATATAATCCACCAGGTTGTAGAAGAAATAATCACAAAAGAACAAGAGGCAGAGATAAAtgaatcaagaaagaaacatatccATCTTCTTGTCTTTCTTTCTTGTCAAGAGGCAGATGATGAAATTCTCTCAATGATTATTTTATATTACCCTTAACAAGAACATACCCCACTGAAGTAACATCCCACTCCTATTGTAGGTCCACGGTAGGTTCTAAACACTCTATAATGATCATAAGATACTCATTTTCGAGAAGACAAATGATAAAATATCAtgaaaataaaatacataccGAAGCACCCAGATGGAATTGATAGCAAAAATTCAGTGCAAACAAATACTAACCCAGAAATCGATTTAGCCTCACTTTAATGAAAATCGATAGAGATTCTTGGTACTAGGGAAATTGATTGAAGAAATTGCAAAGCATTGTTTTAGTGATTGTAAGGATTTGATATATGTGATTGTGTATTT
This window encodes:
- the LOC111911080 gene encoding uncharacterized mitochondrial protein AtMg00810-like, with translation MEQPPGFHDSCFPGHVCRLHKALYGLKQAPRTWFHRLSTFLVSTGFVCSQADPSLFVFKRDSCVLYLLVYVDDLILTGNDDTVIRSIINRLHHEFVIKDLGHLNYFLGIEATYTTNGLFLSQTKYAHDILDRAGLLDAKPVSTPLASNTAFVTGGDSYSDPSHYRSLVGALQYLTITRLDISYAVNQVSQFLQAPTIPHYQAVKRILQYVKGTISFGLSFSKPSYTTLVGYSDADWARCLETRRSTYGYSIFLGGNLVSWSAKKQPTVSRSSCESEYRAMANTAAEIIWNTHLLQELHALPPDRPTFLCDNQSALFLTQNPISHKRAKHIDLDYHFIRELVSSGKLHTKFIPTKLQVADIFTKSLPCHQFEFFREKLCIGPPPFRLREDIRQT